In Hevea brasiliensis isolate MT/VB/25A 57/8 chromosome 13, ASM3005281v1, whole genome shotgun sequence, a single genomic region encodes these proteins:
- the LOC110655815 gene encoding glutamate dehydrogenase 2 has translation MNALAATNRNFRHAARILGLDSKVERSLLIPFREIKVECTIPKDDGTLVSYIGFRVQHDNARGPMKGGIRYHPEVDPDEVNALAQLMTWKTAVADIPYGGAKGGIGCSPRELSLSELERLTRVFTQKIHDLIGIHTDVPAPDMGTNAQTMAWILDEYSKFHGHSPAVVTGKPIDLGGSLGREAATGRGVVYATEALLAEYGKSIDGLTFVVQGFGNVGSWAARLIHERGGKVIAVSDITGAVKNPKGLDIPELLRHKEATGGLTNFHGGDPMDPSGLLVHECDVLIPCALGGVLNRENAADVKAKFIVEAANHPTDPEADEILSKKGVIILPDIYANAGGVTVSYFEWVQNIQGFMWEEEQVNKELRRYMTRAFHNIKNMCKTHDCNLRMGAFTLGVNRVARATLLRGWEA, from the exons ATGAATGCTTTAGCAGCTACAAACCGCAATTTTCGCCATGCTGCACGGATTCTCGGCTTGGACTCCAAAGTAGAAAGGAGTCTTTTGATCCCATTTAGAGAGATCAAG GTGGAGTGCACAATCCCCAAGGACGATGGAACTCTGGTGTCCTACATTGGATTCAGAGTGCAACATGATAATGCTCGTGGGCCCATGAAGGGAGGAATCAGATACCATCCTGAG GTTGACCCTGATGAGGTAAATGCCCTGGCTCAACTAATGACATGGAAGACTGCTGTGGCAGACATACCGTATGGTGGAGCAAAAGGAGGGATTGGTTGCAGCCCAAGGGAGTTAAGTTTAAGCGAGTTAGAACGACTCACCCGTGTCTTTACTCAGAAGATCCATGATCTCATTGGCATTCATACTGATGTTCCTGCACCAGATATGGGCACTAATGCGCAG ACCATGGCATGGATATTGGATGAATACTCAAAATTTCATGGTCACTCGCCGGCCGTTGTGACAGGAAAGCCCATA GATCTTGGTGGATCATTGGGTAGAGAGGCAGCAACTGGTCGCGGAGTTGTTTATGCTACTGAAGCTTTGCTGGCTGAATATGGGAAATCCATTGATGGTTTGACATTTGTTGTTCAG GGTTTTGGGAACGTCGGTTCCTGGGCAGCAAGGCTCATACATGAGAGAGGTGGAAAGGTTATTGCAGTGAGTGACATCACTGGTGCAGTCAAGAACCCAAAAGGACTTGATATTCCAGAATTGCTTAGGCATAAAGAGGCAACTGGTGGTTTGACAAATTTCCATGGTGGAGACCCTATGGATCCCAGTGGATTGCTGGTACATGAATGTGATGTCCTCATCCCATGCGCTTTAGGTGGAGTTCTGAACAG GGAAAATGCTGCAGATGTGAAGGCCAAGTTCATTGTAGAGGCAGCAAACCATCCTACTGATCCTGAAGCAGATGAG ATTCTATCTAAGAAAGGAGTCATAATACTTCCTGATATATATGCCAATGCTGGAGGTGTGACTGTCAGCTATTTTGAGTGGGTTCAG AATATTCAAGGTTTCATGTGGGAAGAAGAACAGGTGAATAAGGAGCTTCGAAGGTACATGACTCGAGCCTTCCATAACATCAAGAATATGTGCAAGACACACGATTGCAATCTTCGGATGGGTGCCTTCACCCTTGGGGTAAACCGAGTTGCACGTGCTACTTTGTTAAGGGGATGGGAAGCATAA